In Janthinobacterium sp. 67, a genomic segment contains:
- a CDS encoding diguanylate cyclase, translated as MTIMPDALHRLALLESIIGAVNLGAIVLDEQHRIVLWNHWMARHSVCRAGAVLGQDFFAVYPELRHKRIASAITQALRDNFQSLLSQTLHKAPFPLYTHGTAEGRERMQQAIAVTPINLPGSPRHCLIQINDVTIAVGREKLLREQTMVLRSQTFADGLTGIANRRHFDVAIEKEMRRAMRTGSPLSLLMIDIDHFKDYNDHYGHQQGDDCLIRVAAELAAMLQRPTDLLARYGGEEFAAILPDTDAAQALRMAETIRQHAAGLRIPHAKTGNDLKHITVSIGIATQHPQQQPAVAALIGAADRALYLAKGAGRNRVMVQPL; from the coding sequence GTGACGATCATGCCGGATGCCTTGCACCGCCTCGCCCTGCTCGAAAGCATCATCGGCGCCGTCAACCTGGGCGCCATCGTGCTCGACGAGCAGCACCGGATCGTGCTGTGGAACCACTGGATGGCGCGCCACTCGGTGTGCCGGGCCGGCGCCGTGCTGGGCCAGGATTTTTTCGCCGTCTATCCGGAACTGCGCCACAAGCGCATCGCTTCGGCCATCACCCAGGCCCTGCGCGACAATTTCCAGTCACTGCTGTCACAAACCCTGCACAAGGCGCCGTTTCCCCTGTACACGCATGGCACGGCCGAAGGGCGGGAGCGCATGCAGCAGGCGATTGCCGTCACGCCGATCAATTTGCCCGGCTCGCCGCGCCACTGCCTGATCCAGATCAATGATGTCACCATCGCCGTGGGCCGCGAAAAGCTGCTGCGCGAACAAACCATGGTGCTGCGTTCGCAAACCTTTGCCGACGGCTTGACGGGCATTGCCAACCGCCGCCACTTCGACGTGGCCATCGAAAAGGAAATGCGGCGCGCCATGCGCACGGGCAGCCCCCTGTCGCTGCTGATGATCGACATCGACCATTTCAAGGATTACAACGACCATTACGGCCACCAGCAGGGCGACGATTGCCTGATACGAGTGGCGGCCGAACTGGCCGCCATGCTGCAGCGCCCTACCGACCTGCTGGCGCGCTATGGCGGCGAGGAATTTGCCGCCATCCTGCCAGACACGGACGCGGCGCAGGCGCTGCGCATGGCCGAGACGATCCGCCAGCATGCGGCCGGCCTGCGCATTCCCCACGCCAAGACGGGTAATGACCTCAAGCACATCACGGTCAGCATCGGCATCGCCACCCAGCATCCGCAGCAGCAGCCAGCCGTCGCCGCCCTGATCGGCGCCGCCGACCGCGCTCTGTACCTGGCCAAGGGCGCGGGGCGCAACCGCGTGATGGTACAGCCGCTGTAA
- a CDS encoding DUF6622 family protein, producing the protein MLQQIFSHTPLYVWAILGFLVYRGVLASRAREVTLRKLSIIPLVMLALSLSGVQGSFGFDGVAPFAWIIGALAGAALAWTLTDARKIVAIPERASVRRPGSWVPLALMMSIFCMKYAVAVTLAIAPAYAHATGFIAPVCLAYGCFSGIFLGGLLRTMAVYRAVQSEGWGQTRRGNAPQ; encoded by the coding sequence ATGTTGCAGCAAATCTTCAGCCACACTCCCCTCTACGTCTGGGCCATCCTGGGCTTTCTCGTCTACCGGGGCGTGCTGGCCAGCCGGGCGCGCGAAGTGACCTTGCGCAAGCTATCCATCATTCCCCTGGTGATGCTGGCGCTGTCGCTGAGCGGCGTGCAGGGCAGTTTCGGCTTCGATGGCGTGGCGCCGTTCGCCTGGATAATCGGCGCCCTGGCCGGTGCGGCGCTGGCCTGGACGCTGACCGATGCGCGCAAGATCGTCGCCATACCCGAGCGGGCCAGCGTGCGGCGTCCCGGCAGCTGGGTGCCGTTGGCCCTGATGATGAGTATCTTCTGCATGAAATATGCGGTGGCCGTGACCCTGGCCATCGCCCCGGCCTATGCCCACGCGACCGGCTTCATCGCACCCGTGTGCCTCGCCTATGGCTGCTTCAGCGGCATCTTCCTCGGCGGCTTGCTGCGCACCATGGCTGTGTACCGGGCTGTGCAAAGTGAAGGCTGGGGTCAGACCCGGCGGGGGAATGCGCCCCAGTGA
- the hrpA gene encoding ATP-dependent RNA helicase HrpA — protein sequence MSSASNKSSPPSNVANVPVSGGVSTSAATPAQGRQRPPVSQQRQPARAEQPKEQQRQQQQQRAPREGQESRESRDAARAAREAEKAFRNPLPPITYPEDLPVSGRRAEIAKALMENQVIIVSGETGSGKTTQLPKICLELGRGQKGMIGHTQPRRIAASSTAKRIAQELGTPLGETVGFKVRFADTLTKGASVKLMTDGILLAETQTDPLLKNYDTIIIDEAHERSLNIDFLLGYLKQLLPRRPDLKIIITSATIDAERFARHFGTPEKPAPVIEVSGRLYQVEVRYRPVEREQVAMPGSGANADKPGQRTAAAREKRDLMDAVVDGVEELCRIGSGDVLVFLPGEREIRDCAEALRKHHPPHVEILPLFARLSAEEQERVFKTSNARRIVLATNVAETSLTVPGIRYVVDAGLARVKRYSYRNKVEQLQVEPIAQSAANQRAGRCGRVADGVCIRLYEEQDYLLRPKFTEPEILRSSLAAVILRMKSLHLTDVETFPFIEPPLARAIADGYQLLQELGAVDEVNKLTPLGNKLAKLPLDPRVGRMILAALDNACLTEVLIVASALSVQDPRDRPMEHQQAADEAHKKFADEKSEFLSYLKIWRWFESAIEHKKTNRQLQDNCRTNFLSQMRLREWRDVHSQLLTIVKEQGWRLNEAPATYDNLHMALLTGLLGNIGFKGEDEPGAGYLGARGIKFHIWPGSSLLKKPGKWIMAAELVDTTRLYARCVAQIQPEWLEKVGVHLLKKSWGEPRWEKRSAQVTASERATLYGLVVYSQRRINYGNFNLPEAREIFIRDALVGGDFDTRAPFFAHNHKLIKDIENLEHKSRRLDVLVDDELIAAFYDKLLPADVCNGAGFEKWHKEATRDNPKLLYLNREELMRHEAAGVTTDLFPKTMSVTGLEMGLTYHFEPGSVRDGVTLSVPLYALNQLPRERCEWLVPGMLKEKVHLLLKSLPQKLRRHCVPLPDYAAKFCERVHAAGVFGRGDLVDAIILDIRTQITINVLTTDFKPETLPAHHFMNFKVIDEHGRQLDMGRNLATLQAEFGGQARQSFQKLAEVSGVSGTGTPGAKVAGAQVASRLQAQAQGAAVNAAAGKGGAPAKGAAAAAAPASGNATVSQHMGLTAWTFGELPELLEIVQGKLTLIGFPALVDKGTHCDLEVFDDPTVAARTHKIGLRRLFALQMKEQIKYVEKSIPGLQQMGMQFMALGSQEELREQIINKALDIACLQDPLPLDAASFAKRQAEGKSRLVLLVNEIARLLSQVLTEFHGLPKRLQNIPAAAATDIQSQLQGLVHKRFLTENEYTQLAHFPRYLKAINVRLEKLRADPARDTKLMAEWQSAAAPYLRQAKDRQAGKNTDPKLVDFRWMLEELRVSLFAQELRTPMPVSAKRLQKIWESMQR from the coding sequence ATGTCTTCAGCCAGCAATAAGTCTTCCCCTCCTTCCAACGTTGCAAATGTGCCCGTCAGCGGGGGTGTTTCCACGTCTGCCGCCACGCCTGCGCAGGGCCGCCAGCGCCCGCCCGTGAGCCAGCAAAGGCAGCCGGCGCGCGCGGAGCAGCCGAAAGAACAACAGCGGCAGCAACAGCAGCAGCGCGCGCCGCGCGAGGGACAGGAAAGCCGGGAAAGCCGGGATGCCGCCCGCGCCGCGCGCGAAGCGGAAAAGGCGTTCCGCAACCCGCTGCCACCGATCACGTATCCGGAAGACTTGCCCGTCTCGGGCCGGCGCGCGGAAATCGCCAAGGCCTTGATGGAAAACCAGGTCATCATCGTGTCGGGCGAGACGGGGTCCGGCAAGACGACGCAACTGCCGAAGATTTGCCTGGAACTGGGACGCGGACAGAAGGGCATGATCGGCCACACGCAGCCGCGCCGTATCGCCGCCTCGTCGACGGCCAAGCGCATCGCGCAGGAACTGGGTACGCCCTTGGGCGAAACGGTCGGTTTCAAGGTGCGCTTTGCCGACACCCTGACGAAGGGCGCGTCCGTCAAGCTGATGACGGACGGTATCTTGCTGGCCGAGACGCAGACCGATCCGTTGTTGAAAAATTACGACACCATCATCATCGATGAAGCGCACGAACGCAGCCTGAACATCGACTTCCTGCTCGGCTACCTGAAACAGCTGCTGCCGCGCCGGCCCGACCTGAAAATCATCATCACGTCGGCCACCATCGACGCGGAACGTTTTGCGCGCCATTTCGGCACGCCGGAAAAACCGGCGCCCGTGATCGAAGTGTCGGGCCGTCTGTACCAGGTGGAAGTGCGCTACCGTCCCGTCGAGCGCGAACAGGTGGCCATGCCCGGCTCGGGCGCGAACGCCGACAAGCCAGGACAGAGGACGGCCGCCGCGCGTGAAAAGCGCGACCTGATGGATGCCGTCGTCGATGGCGTGGAAGAGCTGTGCCGCATCGGTTCGGGCGACGTGCTGGTGTTCCTGCCGGGCGAGCGCGAAATCCGCGACTGCGCCGAAGCGTTGCGCAAGCACCATCCGCCGCACGTGGAGATTTTGCCCCTGTTCGCCCGCCTGTCGGCCGAAGAGCAGGAACGCGTTTTCAAGACCAGCAATGCGCGCCGCATCGTGCTGGCCACCAACGTGGCGGAAACCTCGCTGACCGTGCCCGGCATCCGCTACGTGGTCGACGCTGGCCTGGCGCGCGTGAAACGCTATAGCTACCGCAATAAAGTGGAGCAATTGCAGGTCGAACCGATCGCCCAGTCCGCCGCCAACCAGCGCGCCGGGCGTTGCGGCCGCGTGGCCGACGGCGTCTGCATCCGTTTGTACGAAGAGCAGGATTATCTGCTGCGCCCGAAATTCACGGAGCCGGAAATCCTGCGCTCCTCGCTGGCCGCCGTCATCCTGCGCATGAAGTCCTTGCACCTGACGGACGTGGAAACCTTCCCCTTCATCGAGCCGCCGCTGGCGCGCGCGATCGCCGACGGTTACCAGTTGCTGCAGGAACTGGGCGCCGTCGATGAAGTCAATAAACTCACGCCGCTGGGCAACAAGCTGGCCAAGCTGCCGCTGGACCCGCGCGTGGGCCGCATGATACTCGCCGCGCTCGATAACGCGTGCCTGACGGAAGTGCTGATCGTCGCCTCGGCCCTGTCCGTGCAGGACCCGCGCGACCGTCCGATGGAACACCAGCAGGCGGCCGATGAGGCGCACAAGAAATTCGCCGATGAAAAGTCGGAATTCTTGAGCTACCTGAAAATCTGGCGCTGGTTCGAGTCCGCCATCGAGCACAAGAAAACCAACCGCCAGCTGCAGGACAATTGCCGCACGAATTTCCTGTCGCAGATGCGCTTGCGCGAATGGCGCGACGTGCATTCGCAGCTGCTGACCATCGTCAAGGAGCAGGGCTGGCGCTTGAACGAAGCGCCGGCCACCTACGATAACCTGCACATGGCCTTGCTGACCGGTTTGCTGGGCAATATCGGTTTCAAGGGCGAGGACGAGCCGGGCGCCGGCTATCTGGGCGCGCGCGGCATCAAGTTCCATATCTGGCCCGGTTCCTCGCTGCTGAAAAAACCGGGCAAGTGGATCATGGCGGCCGAACTGGTCGACACGACGCGCCTGTACGCGCGCTGCGTGGCGCAGATCCAGCCCGAGTGGCTGGAAAAAGTCGGCGTGCATTTGCTGAAGAAATCGTGGGGCGAGCCGCGCTGGGAAAAACGCTCGGCGCAGGTAACGGCGTCCGAGCGGGCAACATTGTATGGCCTGGTGGTGTACAGCCAGCGCCGCATCAACTACGGCAATTTCAACTTGCCGGAAGCGCGTGAAATCTTCATTCGCGACGCGCTCGTCGGCGGCGACTTCGACACGCGCGCGCCCTTCTTTGCGCACAACCACAAGCTGATCAAGGACATCGAAAACCTTGAACATAAATCGCGCCGCCTGGACGTGCTGGTCGACGATGAACTGATCGCCGCCTTCTACGACAAGCTGCTGCCGGCGGACGTGTGCAATGGCGCCGGTTTCGAGAAATGGCACAAGGAAGCCACGCGCGACAATCCGAAGCTGCTGTATCTGAACCGCGAAGAGCTGATGCGCCACGAGGCGGCCGGCGTGACGACCGACCTGTTCCCGAAAACCATGTCCGTGACGGGCCTGGAAATGGGCCTGACGTACCACTTCGAGCCGGGCAGCGTGCGCGATGGCGTGACCTTGAGCGTGCCGCTGTATGCCTTGAACCAGTTGCCGCGCGAGCGCTGCGAATGGCTGGTGCCGGGCATGCTGAAGGAAAAAGTGCACCTGCTGTTGAAATCCCTGCCGCAAAAGCTGCGCCGCCACTGCGTGCCGCTGCCCGATTACGCCGCGAAATTCTGCGAGCGCGTGCATGCAGCGGGCGTGTTTGGCCGCGGTGACCTGGTCGACGCCATCATTCTTGATATCCGCACGCAGATCACCATCAACGTGCTGACGACGGACTTCAAGCCGGAAACCCTGCCTGCCCATCACTTCATGAATTTCAAGGTGATCGACGAGCATGGCCGCCAGCTCGACATGGGCCGCAACCTGGCCACCCTGCAAGCGGAATTCGGCGGCCAGGCGCGCCAGAGTTTCCAGAAGCTGGCCGAAGTATCGGGCGTGTCCGGCACGGGCACACCGGGTGCCAAGGTGGCGGGCGCGCAAGTGGCGTCGCGGCTGCAGGCGCAAGCGCAGGGCGCCGCCGTCAACGCGGCGGCGGGCAAGGGTGGCGCGCCGGCCAAGGGCGCAGCCGCTGCGGCCGCGCCGGCGTCAGGCAACGCCACCGTCTCGCAGCACATGGGCTTGACGGCCTGGACCTTCGGCGAATTGCCGGAGCTGCTAGAAATCGTGCAGGGCAAGCTGACACTGATCGGTTTCCCCGCGCTGGTGGACAAGGGCACGCATTGCGACCTGGAAGTGTTTGACGACCCGACCGTGGCCGCCCGCACGCACAAGATCGGTTTGCGCCGCTTGTTCGCGCTGCAAATGAAGGAGCAGATCAAGTACGTCGAGAAAAGCATTCCCGGCCTGCAGCAGATGGGCATGCAATTCATGGCCCTCGGTTCGCAGGAAGAGTTGCGCGAGCAAATCATCAACAAGGCGCTCGACATCGCCTGCCTGCAAGATCCGCTGCCGCTGGATGCCGCCTCGTTCGCCAAGCGCCAGGCGGAGGGCAAGTCGCGCCTCGTCTTGCTGGTCAATGAAATCGCCCGTTTGCTGTCGCAAGTGCTGACGGAATTCCACGGCTTGCCCAAGCGCCTGCAAAATATCCCGGCCGCGGCCGCCACCGATATCCAGTCGCAGCTGCAGGGACTCGTACATAAACGCTTCCTGACGGAAAACGAGTACACGCAGCTGGCGCATTTCCCCCGCTATCTGAAAGCGATCAACGTGCGCCTGGAAAAGCTGCGCGCCGACCCTGCGCGCGACACCAAGCTCATGGCCGAATGGCAATCGGCCGCCGCGCCGTATCTGCGCCAGGCCAAGGACCGCCAGGCCGGCAAGAACACGGACCCGAAACTCGTCGACTTCCGCTGGATGCTGGAAGAGCTGCGCGTGTCGCTGTTTGCGCAGGAATTGCGCACGCCGATGCCGGTGTCGGCCAAGCGCCTGCAAAAGATATGGGAGTCGATGCAGCGGTAG
- the rpiA gene encoding ribose-5-phosphate isomerase RpiA, which produces MTQDELKQAVARAAIDYVVDGEIIGVGTGSTANFFIDELAKIKDRIRGTVASSEATAARLAGHGIPVFDLNDVESIAVYIDGADEITASGAMIKGGGAALTREKIVASVAKQFVCIADGSKLVETLGAFPLPVEVVPMARAAVSRQLAALGGTPRLRLKAGSTEAFITDNGGEIIDVLGLKIADPVALEQQINQIVGVIAVGLFAVRGANVCLLGMPEGVRTLAY; this is translated from the coding sequence ATGACCCAAGACGAATTGAAGCAAGCCGTAGCCCGCGCCGCCATAGACTATGTGGTGGACGGTGAAATCATCGGTGTCGGCACCGGTTCCACCGCCAACTTTTTCATCGATGAACTGGCCAAGATCAAGGACCGCATCAGGGGGACGGTCGCGTCGTCCGAAGCGACGGCCGCCCGTCTGGCAGGCCATGGCATTCCCGTCTTCGACCTGAACGACGTCGAATCGATCGCCGTCTACATCGACGGCGCCGATGAAATCACGGCCAGCGGCGCCATGATCAAGGGCGGCGGCGCGGCATTGACGCGTGAAAAGATTGTCGCGTCCGTCGCGAAACAGTTCGTCTGCATCGCCGACGGCTCGAAACTGGTGGAAACCCTGGGCGCCTTCCCGCTGCCCGTGGAAGTGGTGCCGATGGCGCGCGCCGCCGTCTCGCGCCAGCTGGCTGCGCTGGGCGGCACGCCCCGCTTGCGCCTGAAAGCTGGCAGCACGGAAGCGTTTATTACCGACAATGGCGGCGAAATCATCGACGTGCTGGGCTTGAAAATTGCCGACCCGGTGGCGCTGGAACAGCAGATCAACCAGATCGTCGGCGTCATCGCCGTCGGCCTGTTTGCCGTGCGCGGCGCCAATGTCTGCCTGCTGGGCATGCCGGAAGGCGTGCGTACTTTGGCATACTGA
- a CDS encoding PRC-barrel domain-containing protein: MSYLDRDILGMYRNHDGPGPALMGADTLIGDDVYNHNDEELGDIKEIMLDMRTGQIAYAVLSFGGVLGMGDKLFAVPWERLTLDTVNKRFLLNVDKELLKNAPGFDKDNWPDMGSEAWNQQMEAFYGSGTRYGSMAGSHMPSGSDLRGGASLQSGSEGSMSGSSMSGSRAGTGSSQGDLGSRSSLGDDDDLNRRT; the protein is encoded by the coding sequence ATGAGCTATCTGGACCGCGATATCCTGGGCATGTACCGCAACCACGACGGCCCGGGGCCGGCCCTGATGGGGGCCGATACCCTGATCGGGGACGATGTCTACAATCACAACGACGAGGAGCTGGGCGACATCAAGGAAATCATGCTCGACATGCGCACCGGCCAGATCGCCTATGCCGTGCTGTCCTTCGGCGGCGTCCTGGGCATGGGCGACAAGCTGTTTGCCGTGCCTTGGGAACGCCTGACCCTGGACACCGTCAACAAGCGCTTCCTGCTGAACGTGGACAAAGAATTGCTGAAAAACGCTCCCGGCTTCGACAAGGACAACTGGCCCGACATGGGCAGCGAAGCCTGGAACCAGCAGATGGAAGCGTTCTACGGCAGCGGCACGCGCTACGGCAGCATGGCAGGCAGCCACATGCCATCGGGCAGCGACCTGCGCGGCGGCGCCAGCCTGCAATCGGGCAGCGAAGGCAGCATGTCCGGCAGCTCCATGAGCGGCAGCCGCGCCGGCACGGGCAGCAGCCAGGGCGACCTGGGCTCGCGCTCCTCGCTCGGCGACGATGATGATCTCAATAGGCGCACTTGA
- the argA gene encoding amino-acid N-acetyltransferase — protein sequence MENPTQFVQWLRSVAPYIHAFRGKTFVVAFPGELVSAGALQVLAHDLSLLHALDINVTVVYGSRPQVAEQLALRNVEGRFHNGVRITDIAALECAKEAAGELRLDIEAAFSQGLPNTPMSHAAIRIISGNFITARPLGVIDGVDLELTGITRKVDAETIHSILGSDGLVLLSPLGFSPTGEAFNLTMEDVACSAAIALHADKLIFITETPMMEDATGVEIRELSSHQAEAVLMAGFLPDATAFYLKHCVKACHNGVERSHIVPFSMDGSALLELFTHDGVGTMISHENLESLRQATIEDVGGIIKLIEPLEADGTLVKRGRELIEREIDYFSVIEHDGVIFGCAALYPFPAQKMAEMACLTVNPEVQAQGDGERILKHMENRARAAGLNKLFVLTTRTSHWFKKRGFVPATVDDLPKDRQHMYNWQRKSQVLIKTL from the coding sequence ATGGAAAACCCTACCCAATTCGTCCAATGGCTGCGCTCCGTCGCGCCCTACATCCACGCCTTTCGCGGCAAGACCTTCGTGGTCGCCTTCCCCGGTGAACTCGTCAGCGCCGGGGCGCTGCAGGTGCTGGCCCATGATTTGTCCCTGCTGCATGCGCTGGACATCAATGTCACCGTCGTCTACGGCTCGCGGCCGCAGGTGGCGGAACAGCTGGCCCTGCGTAACGTCGAAGGCCGCTTCCACAACGGCGTGCGCATCACGGACATCGCCGCGCTGGAATGCGCGAAAGAGGCCGCCGGCGAGCTGCGCCTCGATATCGAGGCCGCGTTCAGCCAGGGCTTGCCGAACACGCCCATGTCGCATGCGGCCATCCGTATCATTTCAGGCAACTTCATCACGGCGCGTCCGCTGGGCGTGATCGATGGCGTGGACCTGGAACTGACGGGCATCACGCGCAAGGTCGACGCCGAAACCATCCATTCCATCCTCGGTTCGGACGGCCTGGTGCTGTTGTCGCCGCTGGGCTTCTCGCCCACGGGCGAGGCGTTCAACCTCACCATGGAAGACGTGGCGTGCAGCGCCGCCATCGCCCTGCACGCGGACAAACTGATTTTCATTACCGAAACGCCAATGATGGAAGACGCGACGGGCGTGGAAATCCGCGAACTGTCGTCGCACCAGGCCGAAGCCGTGCTGATGGCAGGCTTCCTGCCCGACGCCACGGCGTTTTATTTGAAACATTGCGTCAAGGCTTGCCACAACGGCGTCGAGCGCTCGCACATCGTGCCATTCTCGATGGACGGTTCGGCCTTGCTGGAATTGTTTACCCATGATGGCGTCGGTACCATGATCAGCCATGAAAACCTGGAAAGCCTGCGCCAGGCCACCATCGAAGACGTGGGCGGCATCATCAAACTGATCGAGCCGCTGGAGGCGGACGGCACTTTGGTGAAACGTGGCCGCGAGCTGATCGAGCGCGAGATCGATTATTTCTCCGTCATCGAGCATGACGGCGTGATCTTCGGCTGCGCCGCCCTGTACCCGTTCCCCGCGCAAAAGATGGCGGAAATGGCATGCCTGACCGTCAATCCTGAAGTGCAAGCCCAGGGCGACGGCGAGCGCATCCTGAAACACATGGAAAACCGCGCGCGCGCCGCCGGCCTGAACAAACTGTTCGTGCTGACCACGCGCACCTCGCACTGGTTCAAGAAACGCGGCTTCGTGCCGGCCACCGTCGACGATTTGCCGAAGGACCGCCAGCATATGTACAACTGGCAGCGCAAGTCGCAGGTGCTCATCAAGACCCTGTAA
- a CDS encoding chemotaxis protein CheC: protein MVNLSELENDALVEIFNIGVGHAAAAMSEIVNEEVTMSVPSITFLNRADAAALLGSKKDGERICGVSQHYDGAFATEAILMFPEDKSLEIVRLMVGDAMPLQELTEMEQEAMSEIGNIILNSCVGTLANLFDSELHGSLPLYHVGTSAEILSSFGGHDDDAVVLMLHIDFVLSKHQIHGYVAFVLDLSALHDLKQQVSRYLAKVLGQA from the coding sequence ATGGTCAATCTCTCCGAACTCGAGAACGACGCCCTCGTGGAGATATTCAACATCGGGGTGGGCCATGCGGCCGCCGCGATGAGCGAGATCGTCAATGAAGAAGTCACCATGTCGGTGCCGTCGATCACCTTCCTGAACCGTGCAGACGCGGCTGCCTTGCTGGGCAGCAAGAAGGATGGCGAACGCATCTGCGGCGTCAGCCAGCATTACGATGGCGCCTTCGCCACCGAAGCCATCCTGATGTTCCCCGAAGACAAGAGCCTGGAAATCGTGCGCCTGATGGTGGGCGACGCCATGCCGCTGCAGGAGCTGACGGAGATGGAACAGGAGGCGATGAGCGAAATCGGCAACATCATCCTCAATTCCTGCGTGGGAACCCTGGCCAACCTGTTCGACAGTGAACTGCATGGCTCGCTGCCCCTGTACCACGTGGGCACCAGCGCGGAAATCCTGTCCTCGTTCGGCGGCCACGACGACGACGCCGTCGTGCTGATGCTGCATATCGACTTCGTGCTGTCCAAGCACCAGATCCACGGTTATGTGGCATTCGTGCTCGACCTGTCCGCCTTGCACGACCTGAAGCAGCAGGTCAGCCGCTATCTGGCCAAGGTCCTGGGACAGGCGTGA
- a CDS encoding response regulator — MNHSKQVLVVDDSRVSRLMSHQFILSKHADWQVIEAATGEEALEKVKTVSPVLILLDVNMPGMGGVAAAEQLRALCPQTHIVLVTANVQNAIRNRATELGVGFMEKPITETRIHQLIESLGL, encoded by the coding sequence ATGAATCACAGTAAACAGGTACTTGTTGTCGATGACAGCCGGGTTTCACGTTTGATGTCGCATCAGTTCATCCTCAGTAAACATGCCGACTGGCAAGTGATTGAGGCGGCGACGGGTGAAGAAGCCCTGGAAAAAGTCAAGACCGTCAGCCCTGTGCTGATATTACTGGATGTCAACATGCCCGGCATGGGCGGCGTGGCGGCGGCGGAACAATTGCGCGCGCTGTGCCCGCAAACACACATCGTTCTCGTTACGGCCAACGTGCAAAACGCCATCCGCAACCGCGCCACTGAACTGGGCGTCGGCTTCATGGAAAAACCGATCACGGAAACGCGCATTCACCAGCTGATCGAGTCACTGGGACTGTGA
- a CDS encoding oxidative damage protection protein: MARTIHCIKLNKEAEGLDFPPYPGELGKKIYESVSKEAWAAWLKHQTMLVNENRLNLADARARKYLATQMEKHFFGDGADAAMGYVPPTE, translated from the coding sequence ATGGCCCGCACGATCCACTGCATCAAACTCAACAAGGAAGCCGAAGGACTGGATTTCCCGCCGTACCCGGGCGAACTGGGCAAAAAGATTTACGAATCCGTGTCGAAGGAAGCATGGGCTGCCTGGCTCAAGCACCAGACCATGCTGGTCAATGAAAACCGGCTGAACCTGGCCGACGCGCGCGCCCGCAAATACCTGGCCACACAGATGGAAAAGCATTTCTTCGGCGATGGCGCCGATGCGGCCATGGGTTACGTGCCGCCAACGGAGTAA
- the kdsA gene encoding 3-deoxy-8-phosphooctulonate synthase, with product MTSVKVHGIDVSNTGSFALFGGINVLESRDLAMRACEEYVRVTQKLGIPYVFKASFDKANRSSIHSYRGPGLEEGMRIFQDVKAAFGVPVITDVHEPWQAQQVAEVVDVLQLPAFLARQTDLVVALAKTGKVINIKKPQFLSPGQMANIVEKFKEAGNDQLILCDRGTCLGYDNLVVDMLGFGVMKKTCDDLPIIFDVTHALQQRDPGGAASGGRRQQVADLARAGLAVGIAGLFLEAHPDPDNARCDGPSALPLDQLEPFLAQLKALDDLVKSFAPLNIK from the coding sequence ATGACCTCAGTGAAAGTCCATGGCATCGACGTCAGCAATACGGGCAGCTTCGCGCTGTTTGGCGGCATCAACGTGCTCGAATCGCGCGATCTTGCCATGCGCGCCTGCGAAGAATATGTGCGCGTGACGCAAAAACTGGGCATTCCCTATGTGTTCAAGGCCAGCTTCGACAAGGCCAACCGTTCATCGATCCATTCCTACCGCGGCCCGGGCCTGGAAGAAGGCATGCGCATCTTCCAGGACGTCAAGGCGGCGTTCGGCGTGCCCGTGATTACCGATGTGCATGAGCCATGGCAGGCGCAGCAGGTGGCCGAAGTGGTCGACGTGCTGCAATTGCCCGCCTTCCTCGCGCGCCAGACGGACCTCGTCGTGGCCCTGGCGAAAACCGGCAAAGTCATCAACATCAAGAAGCCGCAATTTTTAAGCCCTGGCCAGATGGCCAATATCGTCGAGAAATTCAAGGAAGCGGGCAACGATCAATTGATCCTGTGCGACCGGGGCACCTGCCTCGGCTACGACAACCTGGTGGTCGACATGCTGGGCTTTGGCGTCATGAAGAAGACGTGCGACGACTTGCCCATCATCTTCGATGTCACGCACGCGCTGCAGCAGCGCGACCCTGGTGGCGCCGCATCGGGCGGCCGCCGCCAGCAAGTGGCGGACCTGGCCCGTGCCGGCCTGGCCGTCGGCATCGCCGGCCTGTTCCTGGAAGCCCATCCTGACCCGGACAACGCCCGCTGCGACGGTCCCAGCGCCTTGCCGCTGGACCAGCTGGAACCGTTCCTGGCGCAATTGAAGGCGCTCGACGACCTGGTCAAATCGTTTGCGCCGCTGAATATCAAATAA